A single region of the Pontibacter kalidii genome encodes:
- a CDS encoding acetyl-CoA C-acyltransferase: MQTKEVYIISAVRTPIGSFGGALASLSATQLGAAAIKGALEKAGVDKKEVQEVIMGNVISANLGQAPARQAAIFAGLGHEVECTTINKVCASGSKAIMFAAQAIMLGHKDVIVAGGMESMSNVPYYLDKARFGSKLGHGQMIDGLLKDGLWDVYNDFHMGNAAENTARELKITREMQDEYAVNSYKKVAEASKAGLLKDEIVAVEVPQRGKDPMVVAEDEEFSKVNFDKIPGLKPVFDKAGTVTAANASTLNDGAAALVLMSKEKAEELGVKPIAKIRGFADAEQDPIWFTTTPSLAIPKALKNAGVDASEVDFYEINEAFSVVSIANNQKLGLEGGNVNVFGGAVSLGHPLGASGARIVATLCNVLDKKGGKIGVTGICNGGGGASAIVIEKV, encoded by the coding sequence TTAAAGGAGCCCTGGAGAAGGCCGGCGTGGATAAAAAAGAAGTGCAGGAGGTGATCATGGGCAACGTGATCTCTGCCAACCTGGGGCAGGCCCCTGCACGCCAAGCAGCTATTTTTGCCGGACTGGGCCATGAGGTGGAGTGTACGACCATCAACAAAGTATGCGCCTCCGGCTCTAAGGCCATCATGTTCGCGGCGCAGGCCATTATGCTGGGCCATAAGGATGTGATCGTGGCGGGCGGCATGGAGAGCATGAGCAACGTGCCTTACTACCTCGACAAAGCCCGTTTCGGTTCTAAGCTGGGCCATGGCCAGATGATCGACGGCCTGCTGAAAGACGGCCTGTGGGACGTGTACAACGATTTCCATATGGGTAACGCGGCCGAGAACACGGCCCGTGAGCTGAAGATCACGCGCGAGATGCAGGATGAGTACGCCGTCAACTCCTACAAAAAGGTAGCCGAGGCCTCGAAGGCTGGCCTGCTGAAGGACGAGATCGTGGCCGTGGAAGTTCCGCAACGCGGCAAAGACCCCATGGTAGTAGCGGAAGATGAAGAGTTCTCTAAAGTTAACTTCGATAAAATCCCTGGCCTGAAGCCTGTCTTCGACAAGGCCGGTACGGTAACGGCTGCCAACGCCTCCACCCTGAACGATGGTGCCGCTGCGCTGGTGCTGATGAGCAAGGAGAAAGCTGAAGAGCTGGGCGTGAAGCCAATTGCCAAGATCCGTGGTTTTGCCGATGCCGAGCAGGACCCGATCTGGTTCACCACTACCCCATCGCTGGCTATTCCGAAGGCGCTGAAGAACGCCGGAGTAGATGCCTCCGAGGTGGATTTCTATGAAATCAACGAGGCCTTCTCGGTAGTATCCATCGCCAACAACCAGAAACTGGGCCTGGAAGGCGGCAACGTGAACGTGTTTGGCGGTGCTGTATCGCTGGGCCACCCGCTGGGGGCTTCCGGGGCGCGTATCGTCGCCACGCTCTGCAACGTGCTGGATAAGAAAGGTGGCAAAATCGGTGTAACCGGTATCTGCAACGGCGGCGGCGGTGCCTCTGCCATCGTGATCGAGAAAGTATAA
- a CDS encoding HEAT repeat domain-containing protein — MSLETELAKFWEWAGMTPDTYTENRGLGEWEVEYPGWDALYKAANEAVEQLNKEFNHDLAQLLVYALAIDNESGQVLRSIEEKLESKLRFVKKAVNSNQPQAKWQMAELLGNADVENREQLLVNLINRNDDKYVKRRALLSLGKVNPTKAVELAQKFLKDTDPFLRLVSKEIIKKKV, encoded by the coding sequence ATGTCATTAGAAACCGAACTAGCTAAATTCTGGGAGTGGGCAGGTATGACGCCAGACACTTACACTGAAAACAGAGGTTTAGGTGAGTGGGAAGTAGAATACCCTGGTTGGGATGCCTTGTATAAGGCTGCAAATGAAGCGGTAGAACAGCTTAATAAGGAGTTCAACCACGACCTGGCCCAGCTGCTCGTTTATGCGCTTGCCATAGATAATGAATCCGGGCAAGTCCTTAGGAGCATCGAGGAGAAACTAGAGAGCAAGCTTCGGTTCGTTAAAAAGGCCGTTAACTCTAACCAGCCACAGGCTAAATGGCAGATGGCTGAGTTGCTTGGAAATGCTGACGTGGAGAACAGGGAGCAGCTTCTCGTTAACCTGATAAACCGCAACGACGACAAGTATGTGAAGAGAAGGGCATTGCTGAGTTTGGGCAAGGTCAACCCTACAAAAGCGGTTGAACTGGCTCAGAAGTTTCTAAAAGATACGGACCCGTTCCTGAGGTTAGTATCAAAGGAGATCATCAAAAAGAAAGTATAA
- a CDS encoding toxin-antitoxin system YwqK family antitoxin: MAKLLSLLPAALLFSSLAFGQDKRKVVTYYDDNYTQVKEEYFITPDSAIVGYYNRYYPTGEREALIKFVAGKKDSVYTEFYPSGQPKLQLTYQQDVKQGPFKAYRPDGKLLQEGYFENDKQSKLYKTYNPDGTLQKETEFVNGFPEGVVREYYPSGKLKSEMTYRNSKQNGPAKTYYTNGNPETEASYSNGMLQGSYKTFYDNGQVQTEVQNVAGEKQGTYKSYYRSGKLSTEGQFVAGKMHGPAKSYFESGQTRSVINYKNGEINGTAQYFYEDGKLKEEITTSSNGSTAKTLRYFPSGHLQAEEQLKDKKKQGNWKIYFDAPGKKVQLSENYNADRLTGERLSYYDNGQIQEKQVYESGKIIGVSYTYYPSGKVKSETNHKDGLRFGPYKAYFEDGKTEVLGQFRNNRETGTWKYHSLEGKVVKTRLYRNGQVMEEKDK; this comes from the coding sequence ATGGCGAAATTGCTCTCACTCCTGCCTGCTGCTTTACTCTTTAGTTCCCTGGCTTTCGGGCAGGACAAACGAAAGGTCGTAACCTATTACGATGATAATTATACCCAGGTGAAGGAAGAGTATTTCATCACACCGGACTCAGCCATAGTGGGTTATTACAACCGTTACTACCCTACCGGCGAGCGCGAAGCGCTGATTAAGTTTGTGGCCGGCAAAAAGGACAGTGTATACACTGAGTTCTACCCGAGCGGCCAACCCAAGCTGCAGCTCACCTACCAGCAGGATGTAAAGCAGGGCCCCTTTAAAGCCTACCGCCCCGACGGCAAACTGTTGCAGGAAGGCTACTTTGAGAACGACAAGCAGAGCAAGCTCTACAAAACCTACAACCCGGATGGCACCCTGCAAAAGGAAACGGAGTTCGTGAACGGTTTCCCGGAAGGCGTGGTGCGTGAGTATTACCCGTCGGGCAAGCTGAAGTCTGAGATGACCTACCGCAACAGCAAGCAGAACGGCCCGGCCAAAACGTACTATACCAACGGCAACCCCGAGACAGAGGCCAGCTACAGCAACGGTATGCTGCAAGGATCCTACAAAACCTTCTACGACAACGGCCAGGTGCAGACGGAGGTGCAGAATGTAGCCGGCGAGAAGCAGGGCACTTACAAAAGCTACTACCGCAGCGGCAAGCTCAGCACCGAAGGCCAGTTTGTAGCCGGCAAGATGCACGGCCCGGCCAAATCATACTTTGAGAGTGGGCAGACACGCAGCGTCATCAACTATAAAAACGGCGAAATAAACGGCACCGCGCAGTATTTCTATGAAGACGGAAAGCTGAAGGAAGAGATCACGACCAGCAGCAACGGCTCTACGGCGAAAACCCTGCGCTACTTCCCTAGCGGCCACCTGCAGGCCGAGGAGCAGCTGAAAGACAAGAAAAAGCAGGGTAACTGGAAAATATACTTTGATGCCCCGGGCAAAAAGGTACAGCTCAGCGAGAACTACAACGCCGACAGGCTCACCGGTGAGCGCCTGAGCTACTACGACAACGGCCAGATACAGGAAAAGCAGGTGTATGAGAGCGGCAAGATCATTGGCGTAAGTTATACGTACTACCCGTCCGGCAAGGTGAAATCCGAAACCAACCACAAGGATGGCCTGCGCTTTGGGCCTTACAAGGCTTACTTTGAGGATGGTAAAACAGAAGTGCTGGGTCAGTTCCGTAATAACCGCGAAACCGGCACCTGGAAGTACCATAGCCTCGAGGGCAAGGTGGTTAAAACGCGCCTTTACCGCAACGGCCAGGTGATGGAGGAAAAGGACAAATAA
- a CDS encoding LysR substrate-binding domain-containing protein yields MIIDFRLSVFQAVAEKLSFTKAAHALFISQPAVTRHINELEKQIGKPLFHRHGSRISLTSEGKLLQEYARQILSLYQSLSEEIGHLQQQQAGLLRIGASTTIAQYILPPLLAQFKKSYPSVQLTLISENTEHIEALLQDGSIDVGMVEGETQLPQLHYEPFVQDELVLVTSISNLNSLTTEITPQDLLHVPLVLREPGSGTRDIVEAALEKLQLRRKDLQVEIELGSTESIKQYLLHSHAYAFLSVHTIAGELAAGKLKIVEITGPAMHRTFRFCMRHGQHARLVLQFCQFCRNRYNPLL; encoded by the coding sequence ATGATCATTGACTTCAGACTAAGCGTATTTCAGGCCGTAGCCGAGAAGCTGAGCTTTACGAAAGCTGCCCACGCCCTTTTTATCTCGCAGCCAGCCGTTACCAGGCACATAAATGAGTTGGAGAAGCAAATTGGAAAGCCACTCTTCCACCGGCACGGTAGCCGGATAAGCCTGACGAGCGAAGGGAAATTACTACAGGAGTATGCCCGGCAGATTCTGTCGCTCTACCAAAGCCTGAGCGAGGAGATAGGGCACCTGCAGCAACAGCAGGCCGGACTATTGCGCATTGGAGCTAGCACCACCATTGCCCAATATATTCTGCCCCCGCTGCTGGCCCAATTTAAAAAAAGCTACCCCAGCGTGCAGCTTACCCTCATTAGCGAAAACACAGAGCACATAGAGGCGTTGCTGCAGGACGGCAGCATTGATGTAGGCATGGTGGAAGGCGAAACCCAGCTTCCGCAGCTGCACTACGAGCCTTTTGTGCAGGATGAGCTGGTCCTCGTGACCAGCATCAGCAACTTGAATTCCCTTACAACCGAAATCACGCCTCAGGATTTACTTCATGTTCCGCTGGTATTGCGCGAGCCTGGCTCAGGAACGCGAGATATTGTAGAAGCGGCACTGGAAAAGCTACAACTCCGCCGCAAAGACCTGCAGGTAGAAATTGAGCTAGGCAGCACCGAAAGTATAAAACAGTACCTGCTGCACTCCCATGCCTACGCTTTCCTGTCTGTACATACCATAGCTGGCGAACTGGCTGCGGGTAAACTGAAGATAGTTGAAATCACCGGGCCTGCCATGCACCGCACGTTCCGGTTTTGTATGCGGCACGGGCAACATGCGCGGCTGGTGCTCCAGTTCTGCCAGTTTTGCCGCAACCGTTATAACCCCTTGTTATAA
- a CDS encoding YeiH family protein — translation MKTIKQRQAKAYTSIYIKKAAFILALGLCTTPWVTSPAALVAGFLFTHFLGHPFLHLNHKATNWLLKASVVGLGFSMNLQNAVVAGQDGLLLTLGTIAVVLTAGFLLGRLLHINARTAHLLASGTAICGGSAIAAVAPVIDACEKEISVSLGTVFLLNSVALLVFPPLGHFLGLTQHQFGLWAAVAIHDTSSVVGAAAAYGQQALEVATVVKLARALWIIPVSLLSAILFCGKNKKISIPWFIGLFVLAMLANSYLPYVASFNQPVTTMARAALVATLFLIGSGLSVEKIRAVGWRPLVLGLGLWVLVSVVSLLVIM, via the coding sequence ATGAAAACTATCAAACAACGGCAGGCAAAAGCATACACCTCCATATACATTAAGAAAGCTGCCTTTATACTTGCGCTAGGCCTGTGCACTACCCCCTGGGTTACTAGTCCAGCAGCCTTGGTGGCAGGGTTTCTGTTCACTCATTTTCTGGGGCATCCTTTTTTACACCTGAACCATAAAGCCACTAACTGGCTGCTGAAGGCCTCGGTGGTGGGGCTGGGCTTCAGCATGAATCTGCAAAACGCTGTTGTGGCGGGCCAAGACGGGCTGCTGCTGACACTGGGAACTATAGCAGTCGTACTCACGGCCGGATTTTTACTAGGGCGCCTGCTGCACATCAATGCCAGAACAGCACACTTACTGGCATCCGGTACAGCCATTTGCGGGGGCAGTGCCATTGCTGCCGTGGCCCCGGTAATTGATGCCTGCGAAAAAGAAATTTCCGTATCGCTTGGCACTGTGTTCCTGCTCAACTCGGTGGCACTGCTGGTATTTCCGCCTCTTGGGCATTTCCTAGGGCTTACGCAGCATCAGTTTGGGCTTTGGGCTGCCGTAGCCATACATGATACCAGTTCAGTAGTAGGAGCCGCTGCCGCCTATGGCCAGCAGGCCCTGGAGGTGGCAACTGTCGTGAAGCTGGCCCGGGCCCTTTGGATTATCCCTGTATCGCTCCTCTCTGCCATATTATTCTGCGGCAAAAACAAGAAAATCAGCATCCCCTGGTTTATAGGCTTATTTGTACTGGCCATGCTGGCTAACAGCTACTTACCCTATGTAGCCTCGTTCAACCAGCCTGTTACTACTATGGCCCGTGCAGCGCTGGTAGCCACGCTCTTCCTGATTGGTTCCGGCCTGTCCGTCGAAAAAATCCGTGCAGTAGGCTGGCGGCCCCTCGTTCTCGGGCTCGGGCTATGGGTACTGGTTTCAGTAGTATCCTTGCTGGTGATTATGTAA
- a CDS encoding SDR family oxidoreductase, with protein MTTDENKHSGARKGVAVITGASAGLGRACAREFARQGYDVGLLARGVEGLEGAKREVEQMGRRAVYVPVDVADAQAVEDAATRIEQELGEIEVWVNNAMNSVFSPVKEMEPDDYKRVTDVTYLGQVYGTLSALKRMQPRDRGSIVLVGSALAYRGIPLQSAYCGAKHAIQGFYDSLRTELIHDKSNVKITMVQLPAMNTTQFMFVKSRLPNKPRPMGTIFQPEVAAEVIVYAAEHERREYRVGYPTLKAIIGNKIAPWYADLVLARDGFKGQQTDEPEDPNRQNNLYAPLPGDHGAHGTFDDKATYTSPQVWLSLHRQEVLTGALAIGALALGGILSRKWSRDEEDVLNYEI; from the coding sequence ATGACAACGGATGAAAACAAACACAGCGGCGCCCGCAAGGGGGTAGCTGTTATTACCGGAGCCTCTGCTGGTCTGGGGCGTGCCTGCGCCCGCGAGTTTGCCAGGCAGGGGTATGATGTGGGGCTGCTGGCCCGTGGTGTGGAAGGACTGGAAGGTGCCAAGCGCGAGGTGGAGCAAATGGGCCGCAGGGCCGTGTATGTGCCCGTAGATGTGGCTGATGCCCAGGCTGTGGAGGATGCCGCTACAAGGATTGAACAGGAACTGGGAGAGATAGAGGTGTGGGTGAACAACGCCATGAACAGCGTTTTCAGCCCGGTAAAGGAAATGGAGCCGGATGACTATAAGCGCGTCACCGATGTGACCTACCTGGGCCAGGTATACGGCACCCTGTCGGCCCTGAAGCGGATGCAGCCCCGCGACCGCGGCTCGATCGTGCTGGTGGGGTCGGCGCTCGCGTACCGGGGCATCCCGCTGCAATCGGCCTACTGCGGGGCCAAGCACGCCATCCAGGGCTTCTACGACTCGCTGCGCACCGAACTCATACACGACAAGAGCAACGTGAAAATCACCATGGTGCAACTGCCCGCCATGAACACAACCCAGTTTATGTTCGTGAAGTCGCGGTTACCGAACAAGCCCCGACCGATGGGTACTATTTTCCAGCCGGAAGTGGCAGCCGAGGTAATCGTGTATGCCGCTGAGCACGAGCGCCGCGAGTACCGCGTGGGCTATCCTACCCTGAAAGCGATCATCGGCAACAAAATTGCGCCATGGTATGCAGACCTGGTACTGGCCCGGGACGGCTTTAAGGGACAGCAGACGGACGAGCCCGAGGATCCGAACCGCCAGAACAACCTGTATGCGCCGCTACCCGGCGACCACGGCGCCCACGGCACCTTCGACGACAAGGCCACTTACACCAGTCCGCAGGTATGGCTGAGCCTGCACCGCCAGGAAGTGCTGACAGGGGCTCTGGCTATCGGGGCTCTGGCACTGGGCGGTATACTTTCCAGGAAATGGTCAAGGGATGAGGAGGACGTGCTGAATTATGAGATATAA
- a CDS encoding cupin domain-containing protein gives MASVTDMKEKLFGELEQELQAKGFSIDKQDRSRPWGGFFVIDEAQAQRFADTYFNGISVDELKISGKLSPKILVVAPEKRLSWQYHHRRAEIWRAVKGTVAVVTSNTDEEGEQKVLQPGDQIKLQQGERHRLVGLSDWGVLAEIWQHTDVAHPSDEEDIVRVQDDFGR, from the coding sequence ATGGCGTCAGTAACAGACATGAAGGAAAAGCTATTCGGGGAACTGGAGCAGGAGCTTCAGGCCAAGGGCTTTAGCATAGACAAACAGGACCGGTCGCGCCCCTGGGGTGGCTTTTTTGTGATAGATGAGGCGCAGGCACAGCGGTTTGCCGATACCTACTTTAACGGTATTTCGGTAGATGAGCTGAAGATCTCCGGCAAGCTGAGCCCAAAGATCCTGGTGGTGGCTCCGGAGAAAAGGCTGTCGTGGCAGTACCATCACCGCAGAGCCGAGATATGGCGTGCCGTAAAAGGCACGGTAGCCGTGGTTACCAGCAACACCGATGAGGAAGGCGAGCAGAAAGTGCTTCAGCCCGGCGACCAGATAAAGCTGCAGCAAGGGGAGCGCCACCGCCTGGTGGGTTTGAGCGACTGGGGCGTACTGGCCGAAATCTGGCAGCACACCGATGTCGCTCATCCATCCGACGAAGAGGATATTGTACGGGTGCAGGACGACTTCGGTCGCTAA
- a CDS encoding SIMPL domain-containing protein yields the protein MERKLQITGRGKLAVAPDMVILSFDASAHEWEYEKTVNALNRKVEELRTIVEAVGVERKNLKTKDFSIRKETARNKQTDTYEFNGFRASHHLELELPLDKSLINQLLVQVAKSMENLDFSIAFGVKDASEQQQQLILLAIAKAKENAALIAGATGVELLEILDIDYSYRELTIRSQHHDYALYAADVKSTYEATPDFEPDNIDVTETVTITWRIG from the coding sequence ATGGAACGCAAGCTACAGATTACGGGCAGGGGCAAACTGGCTGTTGCACCCGACATGGTCATACTTTCCTTTGATGCCTCGGCGCACGAGTGGGAGTACGAGAAAACAGTAAATGCGCTGAACAGGAAGGTGGAGGAGCTCCGCACGATTGTTGAGGCGGTGGGCGTGGAGCGAAAGAACCTGAAGACAAAGGACTTCAGCATCCGGAAAGAAACCGCCCGCAACAAGCAAACCGATACCTATGAGTTCAACGGCTTCAGGGCCTCGCACCACCTGGAACTGGAGCTGCCCCTGGACAAAAGCCTCATCAACCAGCTGCTGGTCCAGGTGGCCAAAAGCATGGAAAACCTCGACTTTAGCATCGCCTTCGGGGTTAAAGACGCATCTGAGCAACAGCAGCAGCTTATTCTGCTGGCCATCGCCAAGGCGAAGGAAAATGCCGCCCTCATTGCCGGGGCCACCGGGGTGGAGCTGCTGGAGATCCTCGACATCGACTACTCCTACCGCGAACTCACCATCCGCTCGCAGCACCACGACTACGCCCTATACGCAGCCGATGTGAAGTCTACCTACGAAGCCACTCCGGACTTTGAACCCGATAACATTGATGTGACGGAAACGGTGACGATTACGTGGCGGATTGGGTAG
- a CDS encoding SGNH/GDSL hydrolase family protein encodes MKFYLVKWALAVLFAATAALSNAQSTVYTSATELTLVGKIMPTPQVYHRVDTAAYPGMPKAVNRLLTNSAGLAIAFKTNSTSISAKWCTGPRTALSNMTAIAYEGLDLYIKKDGRWQFAGVGRPDGDCTEYTLVRNMAEGEKECLLYLPLYDEATNLEIGVAEGASIQPLPDPFEKRILMYGSSILQGASASRPGMAYPARLSRDTGLNFLNLGLSGSAKMEKAVADMITTVEADAFVLDCVPNSSPEEIRERTAYLVNTIRQHHPKAPILVIPSTVRENGAFDQVIGNRVKAQNKQIEEEVNKLLRSGVKDLYLLSYKKQLGDDHEGTVDGSHPNDLGFDRMLLQLKPQIVSILKKYKIKAD; translated from the coding sequence ATGAAATTTTATCTTGTGAAATGGGCACTGGCTGTACTTTTCGCCGCTACTGCTGCCTTATCCAATGCACAGTCCACTGTTTATACTTCTGCCACTGAGTTGACACTGGTCGGGAAAATAATGCCCACCCCACAGGTTTACCACAGGGTGGACACGGCGGCGTACCCGGGGATGCCCAAGGCGGTAAACCGGCTATTGACCAATTCAGCAGGCCTGGCTATTGCCTTTAAGACCAACAGCACGTCTATCTCGGCGAAGTGGTGTACCGGTCCGCGTACTGCCTTATCCAACATGACGGCCATTGCTTATGAGGGGCTTGACCTCTACATCAAAAAGGATGGCCGGTGGCAATTTGCCGGTGTAGGAAGGCCCGACGGCGACTGTACGGAGTATACCCTGGTGCGTAACATGGCGGAGGGGGAGAAAGAGTGCCTGCTTTACCTGCCTTTGTATGACGAGGCAACCAACCTGGAGATCGGGGTAGCGGAGGGAGCCTCGATACAGCCCTTGCCTGACCCTTTCGAGAAGCGCATCCTCATGTATGGCTCCAGTATCCTGCAAGGTGCCTCGGCCAGCAGACCAGGAATGGCCTATCCCGCCCGCCTGAGCCGGGACACGGGCCTGAACTTTCTGAACCTGGGCCTGAGTGGCAGCGCCAAGATGGAGAAGGCAGTGGCCGACATGATCACCACGGTCGAGGCAGATGCCTTCGTGCTGGACTGCGTGCCTAATTCCTCCCCTGAGGAGATCCGCGAGCGCACCGCCTACCTGGTGAACACCATCCGGCAGCATCATCCGAAGGCGCCCATCCTGGTTATTCCAAGCACTGTCCGTGAAAACGGGGCTTTCGACCAGGTGATAGGGAACAGAGTGAAGGCGCAAAACAAGCAGATAGAGGAGGAGGTAAACAAACTACTGCGCAGCGGTGTGAAGGATTTATACTTGCTCTCATACAAGAAGCAACTGGGCGATGACCATGAAGGCACGGTGGATGGCTCGCACCCGAATGACCTGGGCTTCGACCGCATGCTGCTGCAGCTAAAGCCACAGATCGTATCTATACTTAAGAAGTATAAAATAAAGGCGGATTAG
- a CDS encoding phosphodiester glycosidase family protein, with the protein MKKLLALFLIPAMVLVGCSNDDVTPSAPPVVEAPKTAAEQVASADWETKKVSEAIVWKYKHFKDLFSSNQSITILDIDLNDAGMNVEVPHVTSGFIKTSEAAASVGATVAINGSFFDTSKGGSTVFFKKNGEIINTTRSGFTPYRENAGFAIGADGSISVVKKPAAGWSALTQAHTLLASGPLLVLENKPVDQVQEVFNTNRHPRTAVGITADNHLIAVVVDGRFTEAHGMTTEELATVMHALGCVEAMNLDGGGSSTAWIRNRGVVNYPCDNKKFDHAGERGVATAVAFVQN; encoded by the coding sequence ATGAAAAAGCTTTTAGCCCTATTCTTAATCCCGGCCATGGTTTTGGTTGGGTGCTCCAATGATGATGTTACCCCATCCGCACCTCCGGTTGTAGAGGCGCCTAAAACAGCTGCCGAACAGGTGGCCAGTGCGGATTGGGAAACCAAGAAAGTGTCGGAGGCCATTGTATGGAAGTACAAGCACTTTAAAGACCTTTTTAGCTCCAATCAAAGCATCACCATTCTGGATATTGACCTGAACGATGCGGGTATGAACGTGGAGGTGCCGCATGTGACCTCGGGCTTTATCAAAACAAGCGAAGCAGCTGCCAGTGTAGGTGCCACAGTGGCTATCAACGGGTCTTTTTTTGACACTTCGAAAGGTGGTTCCACGGTCTTCTTCAAGAAAAACGGGGAGATCATAAACACCACCCGGAGCGGCTTTACCCCCTACCGGGAGAACGCTGGCTTTGCCATTGGAGCGGACGGAAGCATCTCCGTTGTGAAGAAGCCCGCAGCAGGCTGGAGCGCTCTAACCCAGGCCCACACCCTGCTGGCATCCGGCCCATTGCTCGTTTTAGAAAATAAGCCGGTAGATCAGGTGCAGGAAGTTTTCAACACCAACCGCCACCCCAGAACGGCTGTGGGCATTACGGCCGACAATCATCTTATTGCCGTGGTGGTGGATGGCAGGTTCACCGAGGCGCATGGCATGACGACCGAGGAACTGGCGACGGTGATGCACGCGCTAGGCTGCGTGGAGGCCATGAACCTAGATGGAGGGGGTTCCTCTACGGCCTGGATCAGAAACAGGGGCGTGGTGAACTACCCTTGCGACAACAAGAAGTTTGATCATGCAGGAGAGCGCGGCGTAGCGACAGCCGTAGCCTTTGTGCAGAACTAA
- a CDS encoding hemopexin repeat-containing protein, translating to MFVFQAFGQQGAAGRKNGMLILGSADKKTLVERVDIGYRLYKSAVPFDYIIVSGGCAAHQSAICEATEMTSLLVEKGVPAEIIFKEEKSKNTVQNYVYSRMLRKADGSSVISPGDKLYVVSNHWHAIPVAARFTENDSVTAVYHIEGGILPKNTDKVNYTNIFDPTVGSDAFGAKALWPLVGASFSVENKKKGPITSYRLMGEVVSVQGAAEPGEGKVQRVAQALPAIPANWAGAVDAAYHNSIDNKVYIFRGGEYARFSPEAKALDAGYPKPLSDLVKNLPANWQSGFLDAAFFHPKSREIFLFKGEEYLQLSARNHSIAAGFPKKINTFVPDWPFAWGSGDLDAADYNSKENKIYLFRGKEYVIISGDKAPKLEPGYPKKIELAWPEAILGKQ from the coding sequence TTGTTCGTTTTTCAGGCATTTGGGCAGCAGGGTGCGGCGGGCAGAAAGAACGGCATGCTTATTCTAGGTTCCGCCGATAAGAAGACGCTGGTGGAAAGAGTTGACATTGGCTACAGGCTCTACAAGTCCGCTGTCCCGTTCGATTATATCATTGTTTCAGGCGGTTGTGCCGCGCACCAGTCAGCCATCTGCGAGGCAACAGAAATGACAAGCTTGCTGGTTGAAAAAGGAGTTCCTGCGGAGATCATCTTTAAAGAAGAGAAATCTAAGAACACGGTGCAGAACTACGTTTACAGCAGGATGCTCAGAAAGGCGGACGGCTCCAGCGTCATCAGCCCGGGGGATAAGCTGTATGTGGTTTCAAACCACTGGCACGCCATTCCGGTGGCCGCTCGCTTTACCGAAAACGACAGCGTTACAGCGGTATACCATATTGAAGGGGGCATTCTTCCTAAAAATACCGACAAGGTAAACTATACCAATATCTTCGATCCTACCGTGGGCAGTGATGCCTTTGGTGCCAAAGCCCTTTGGCCCCTGGTTGGCGCCAGCTTTTCTGTGGAGAACAAAAAGAAGGGACCTATCACCTCTTATCGCTTGATGGGCGAGGTAGTGTCTGTGCAAGGTGCAGCAGAGCCGGGCGAGGGAAAAGTCCAGCGGGTTGCCCAAGCCCTGCCGGCTATACCTGCTAACTGGGCCGGCGCGGTGGATGCCGCTTATCATAACAGCATCGACAACAAAGTATACATATTCAGGGGAGGGGAATATGCCCGATTCTCGCCTGAGGCCAAAGCACTGGATGCCGGCTACCCGAAGCCGTTGTCGGACCTGGTGAAGAACCTGCCGGCGAATTGGCAGAGTGGCTTCCTGGATGCTGCCTTCTTTCACCCGAAGAGCCGGGAGATTTTTCTTTTTAAAGGAGAGGAGTACCTGCAGCTGTCTGCCAGGAACCACAGCATTGCCGCCGGCTTCCCCAAGAAAATCAACACTTTTGTGCCTGACTGGCCTTTTGCCTGGGGGAGCGGCGATCTGGACGCCGCCGACTACAACAGCAAAGAGAACAAAATTTACCTGTTCAGGGGGAAAGAATATGTAATCATTTCAGGGGACAAGGCGCCCAAGCTCGAGCCGGGCTATCCGAAGAAAATAGAGTTGGCCTGGCCAGAAGCCATACTTGGAAAGCAATAA